In Acidimicrobiia bacterium, one genomic interval encodes:
- a CDS encoding shikimate kinase yields MSFTGTKQIVLVGPMGVGKSSVARRLAALMNLKWCDTDELVEAEVGCSISELFSTRGEQVFRELESAALHQVLNTSEGCVVATGGGVVLAEVNRLKLMENGLVVWLDADVQTLLEHIGDTTSRPLFRHREPTIVLQEILEERGPLYAEVADLRVDVSWYESADAVAKKILELLGDKK; encoded by the coding sequence ATGAGTTTCACAGGCACTAAACAAATTGTGTTGGTGGGGCCGATGGGAGTCGGCAAGTCGAGCGTGGCTCGACGTTTGGCGGCTCTAATGAACCTCAAGTGGTGTGATACCGATGAGCTGGTTGAGGCCGAGGTGGGTTGTAGCATCAGCGAACTCTTCTCTACACGTGGGGAGCAGGTATTTCGCGAGTTGGAATCAGCAGCCTTGCACCAGGTGTTAAACACGAGCGAAGGCTGTGTGGTGGCGACTGGTGGCGGAGTGGTTCTAGCCGAGGTCAACCGCCTCAAACTGATGGAAAACGGTCTCGTTGTATGGCTAGATGCTGATGTGCAAACACTCTTGGAGCATATTGGTGACACCACTTCTCGGCCGTTGTTTCGTCATCGTGAACCGACGATCGTTTTGCAGGAAATTTTAGAGGAACGTGGGCCTCTCTATGCTGAAGTTGCCGACCTTCGGGTGGACGTTTCTTGGTACGAGAGTGCCGATGCGGTGGCTAAGAAGATTCTTGAATTACTTGGAGATAAGAAATGA
- a CDS encoding dihydroorotase, with product MAKESTTQHMAETGVLIVGGKIIDETATRFGDVRVSPDGIISEVAPKLEPNHGELVLDAKDCVISPGFVDLHTHLRQPGSEEAETIETGSRAAALGGYTAVVAMPNTTPTMDNAGTVKEVLALGRGALCEVLASGAITVGRLGETLAPMAELAELGVQIFTDDGTGVQDAGVMRRAMEYARGLNVTLAQHCEVSSLSAGTCMHEGEWSAKLGLPGQPALAEELMVMRDIALARLTGAKVHMQHVSTAGSVELVRAAKAEGLPVTAEATTHHFTLTDALVANYDAVYKVHPPLRTEADVMAIRMGLADGTIDAIATDHAPHASHEKEKPFDQAPPGMLGLETALALALSELNHSQAEPKLSTASILALLSWKPAEIAGVKDRHGRPIEAGEPANITVFNPNETWIVDPNQSASLSRNNPYAGRELRGRVRHTIWNGVPTVIDGKATR from the coding sequence ATGGCTAAAGAAAGCACGACACAGCACATGGCTGAAACCGGAGTTCTAATTGTTGGGGGCAAAATTATTGATGAAACGGCGACCAGATTCGGCGACGTACGTGTTTCACCCGATGGAATTATCTCCGAGGTGGCACCCAAGCTTGAACCCAACCATGGTGAACTGGTGCTGGACGCCAAAGATTGTGTTATCAGCCCCGGTTTTGTAGATCTTCACACCCATTTGCGCCAACCTGGTTCCGAAGAGGCTGAAACGATTGAAACCGGTTCCCGTGCCGCAGCCTTGGGTGGCTATACCGCGGTGGTGGCCATGCCAAATACCACGCCCACCATGGATAATGCTGGCACGGTGAAAGAGGTTCTAGCTCTAGGTCGTGGGGCATTGTGCGAGGTTCTGGCATCCGGTGCAATTACGGTTGGCCGTTTGGGTGAGACTCTGGCACCAATGGCCGAGCTGGCCGAGCTCGGAGTACAAATTTTCACGGATGATGGTACTGGTGTTCAAGATGCCGGTGTCATGCGACGTGCCATGGAGTATGCCCGTGGGCTAAACGTCACCCTTGCTCAGCACTGCGAGGTCTCAAGTCTTTCGGCCGGTACTTGTATGCATGAAGGGGAATGGTCGGCCAAACTTGGTTTGCCAGGTCAGCCAGCGCTCGCCGAAGAGCTCATGGTCATGCGCGATATTGCCCTGGCACGCTTAACGGGTGCCAAGGTACATATGCAACACGTGTCAACCGCCGGCTCGGTTGAACTGGTGCGCGCCGCCAAAGCCGAGGGCTTGCCCGTAACGGCTGAGGCCACTACGCACCATTTCACGCTAACCGATGCGCTGGTTGCCAACTATGACGCCGTCTATAAAGTACATCCGCCTTTGCGTACCGAAGCTGATGTTATGGCCATTCGAATGGGATTGGCCGATGGCACAATCGACGCTATTGCAACCGATCACGCCCCTCATGCCAGCCACGAAAAAGAAAAACCATTTGATCAGGCCCCACCCGGAATGTTGGGCCTTGAAACGGCCCTCGCGCTAGCGCTTAGCGAATTGAACCATTCTCAAGCCGAGCCCAAGCTCTCCACGGCATCCATCTTGGCGCTGCTGTCGTGGAAACCAGCCGAAATAGCGGGCGTTAAAGACCGCCATGGTCGACCAATTGAGGCCGGCGAACCAGCCAATATAACGGTCTTCAATCCCAACGAAACTTGGATCGTGGATCCCAACCAGAGCGCCAGTTTAAGTCGCAATAATCCCTATGCCGGACGCGAACTTCGCGGTCGTGTGCGACACACCATTTGGAATGGAGTTCCGACCGTGATCGATGGAAAGGCAACCCGATGA
- a CDS encoding carbamoyl phosphate synthase small subunit, with product MNKLEARLVLSDGTTFRGELYGYLPPNGLVVGEIVTNTAMSGYLETITDPASSGQIINFTYPQIGNVGASAGATMSNRGGARGIVVRELIQSYSNWQADQSLEAAMLERSQAIISGVDTRRLTRQLHTNHAMTAAFGTVSDAELRSAAQEAVSQDDSLVAQVTTSETHSIGSEEEAASTHRPKIAVIDLGVRSTTVQRLAKFASVTLVPAHTSAADIKALSPDGVVLSSGPGNPAALAAVVQVASALANDLPILAIGLGSMVLAQVLGASIKRLERPHYGANIPVRRLSNRRVEITSQNRSFGIVESSLDEALITYRNLNDGEIEGFRSADGTAVGVAYNPDLGPGAFDSDYLFDDFAKQLNSAATSPKGN from the coding sequence ATGAACAAACTTGAAGCTCGACTCGTCCTCAGTGATGGCACCACTTTCAGAGGTGAACTGTATGGCTACCTTCCCCCCAACGGTCTGGTGGTCGGCGAAATAGTTACTAATACCGCTATGAGCGGCTATTTGGAAACCATCACCGATCCGGCGTCATCGGGTCAGATTATAAACTTCACCTATCCCCAGATTGGTAACGTCGGTGCAAGCGCTGGTGCCACCATGTCGAATAGGGGCGGCGCTCGTGGCATTGTCGTGCGGGAACTAATACAGAGTTATAGCAACTGGCAGGCCGACCAGAGTCTAGAAGCAGCCATGCTAGAGCGAAGCCAAGCCATCATAAGCGGCGTCGACACCCGTCGCTTGACCCGTCAGCTCCATACCAACCATGCCATGACAGCGGCTTTCGGTACCGTTAGCGATGCCGAGTTGCGCAGCGCTGCGCAAGAAGCTGTTTCCCAAGATGACAGCTTGGTCGCTCAGGTAACCACTTCTGAAACTCACAGTATTGGTAGTGAAGAGGAAGCAGCATCAACTCATCGGCCCAAAATTGCTGTCATCGATCTTGGGGTTCGCAGTACTACCGTGCAACGCCTAGCCAAGTTTGCTTCAGTGACCTTGGTTCCAGCCCATACTTCGGCGGCTGATATTAAGGCACTTTCACCAGATGGAGTCGTGCTCTCCAGTGGTCCAGGTAATCCCGCCGCACTCGCCGCAGTGGTGCAAGTGGCGAGCGCTTTGGCTAACGACCTACCGATTTTGGCCATTGGGCTTGGTTCTATGGTCTTGGCACAGGTGCTGGGTGCATCGATTAAGCGTTTAGAACGCCCGCACTACGGTGCCAATATCCCGGTACGCCGTTTGAGCAACCGCCGTGTGGAAATCACAAGCCAAAATCGATCTTTCGGCATTGTTGAGTCTTCGTTGGATGAAGCTTTAATCACTTACCGGAATCTTAACGATGGTGAAATTGAAGGCTTCCGCTCGGCTGATGGGACCGCCGTAGGTGTCGCCTACAACCCCGATCTGGGTCCCGGGGCCTTCGACTCCGACTACCTATTCGATGACTTTGCAAAACAATTGAATTCTGCCGCTACCTCTCCGAAAGGCAACTGA
- the nusB gene encoding transcription antitermination factor NusB yields the protein MSGNRRDARERALALLYEAETRAITPQAVLDSLPIKPDAYTAVLVAGVEEQLGAIDEQIRTFAKGWNLERMPALDRAVLRLSIYELLSQPEVPTGVVIAEAVFLASAYSTDESGPFVNGLLSRIAKDVRGSLSDNV from the coding sequence GTGAGCGGTAACCGTCGCGACGCACGCGAACGGGCTTTAGCCTTGCTCTATGAGGCCGAAACACGAGCCATAACGCCCCAGGCAGTGCTCGACTCGCTGCCCATCAAACCTGATGCCTATACCGCAGTCTTGGTGGCTGGCGTCGAGGAACAACTGGGCGCTATTGACGAACAAATCAGAACCTTTGCTAAAGGTTGGAACCTCGAACGCATGCCAGCACTAGACAGGGCGGTGTTGCGCCTCTCTATCTACGAACTACTGTCTCAACCCGAGGTTCCCACCGGCGTGGTAATCGCTGAAGCGGTGTTCTTGGCTAGCGCGTATTCCACTGATGAATCAGGACCGTTCGTGAACGGGCTATTGTCACGCATTGCGAAAGATGTGCGGGGCTCACTATCTGATAACGTGTAA
- a CDS encoding type II 3-dehydroquinate dehydratase codes for MSNTHESKDQRRVLLVSGVNLGILGTREPEIYGTETLADHVTRAEKQATAHGMVLRHVQSNHEGELVDAILAARQDCQAIVINPGAFTHYAWSLHDALAAFRGPIVELHLSNPASRETWRHQSVIAPVASGTVAGFGGLGYELAIRAVAALLEA; via the coding sequence ATGAGCAACACCCATGAATCTAAAGACCAGCGCCGAGTGTTGCTTGTGTCGGGGGTGAATCTTGGCATTCTCGGTACTCGAGAACCAGAGATTTACGGAACCGAAACTTTGGCCGACCATGTGACACGGGCTGAAAAGCAGGCCACGGCACATGGAATGGTCCTCCGTCACGTGCAATCCAACCACGAAGGTGAACTGGTTGACGCGATTTTGGCGGCTCGCCAAGATTGTCAGGCCATCGTGATCAACCCCGGTGCCTTTACCCACTATGCCTGGTCTCTGCACGACGCCTTGGCGGCCTTTCGGGGGCCAATTGTTGAGCTGCATTTGTCTAATCCAGCTAGCCGAGAAACTTGGCGTCATCAGTCGGTTATAGCCCCGGTTGCTAGTGGCACTGTGGCTGGCTTTGGTGGTTTGGGTTACGAATTAGCCATCCGCGCGGTGGCGGCCTTGTTAGAGGCGTAA
- a CDS encoding Xaa-Pro peptidase family protein: MQNLRFDYEGRLGRLRAAMTARAELMVVTKGENVRWLTGFHGSFGMVVVTPNSAVLITDGRYALAAEAVLANSNSETRLEISSDVGSLLARLAANASAIALEANHVSWEFARQAKEEWFNAQTVVASVNLVEELRAIKEPVEVEAIKTAANIADQALSSVLPSLVNSPTEAEVAMALELAMGDAGSEKPAFSTIVAAGLNSALPHHEPSDNRLTTGDLVVIDMGATHHGYCSDMTRTFSLGRPNEQTAKMLTTVQRAHDEAVAVAAADVATRDVDAAARQIIHEAGWAEFFVHPTGHGVGLEIHEPLRLSATSNATLAPGNVVTVEPGVYIPGVGGVRVEDTIEITMDGSRMLTRAQLPTVID, encoded by the coding sequence GTGCAAAATTTGCGCTTTGATTATGAAGGTCGGCTCGGCCGCTTAAGAGCAGCCATGACAGCCAGAGCTGAACTCATGGTGGTGACCAAAGGTGAAAATGTGCGGTGGTTAACTGGTTTTCACGGTTCCTTCGGGATGGTGGTGGTCACACCAAATTCGGCTGTCTTGATCACGGACGGTCGTTACGCCCTAGCAGCTGAGGCCGTCTTGGCCAATAGCAATAGCGAGACTCGCCTGGAAATTAGCTCCGATGTAGGTTCGCTCTTAGCGCGTTTGGCGGCGAACGCCTCGGCTATAGCTTTAGAGGCCAACCATGTCAGTTGGGAGTTTGCTCGCCAAGCAAAAGAAGAATGGTTTAACGCCCAGACAGTAGTGGCTAGCGTTAACCTGGTCGAAGAGTTGAGGGCCATTAAAGAGCCGGTTGAAGTCGAGGCTATTAAGACTGCGGCCAATATTGCTGACCAGGCTTTATCCTCGGTACTACCCAGCCTGGTTAATTCGCCAACCGAGGCCGAGGTGGCCATGGCCCTTGAATTGGCTATGGGTGACGCCGGTTCCGAGAAGCCAGCCTTTTCCACCATTGTGGCGGCGGGGCTTAACTCGGCGTTGCCACACCACGAGCCTTCTGACAATCGCTTGACCACTGGCGATCTGGTGGTGATTGATATGGGTGCTACTCACCACGGCTACTGCTCCGACATGACGCGAACTTTTAGTCTGGGACGTCCGAATGAGCAGACAGCCAAAATGTTAACGACCGTGCAACGCGCCCACGATGAAGCAGTAGCGGTGGCCGCCGCGGATGTGGCTACGAGAGATGTAGATGCCGCAGCACGGCAGATAATTCATGAGGCTGGTTGGGCAGAGTTTTTTGTCCATCCCACTGGGCACGGTGTCGGTCTCGAGATTCACGAGCCGTTACGGTTGTCGGCGACCTCGAATGCTACGCTCGCCCCTGGGAATGTTGTGACCGTCGAACCAGGTGTCTACATACCAGGTGTTGGCGGAGTTCGAGTCGAAGACACGATCGAAATCACTATGGACGGTAGTAGGATGCTAACCCGTGCCCAATTGCCGACTGTGATCGACTGA
- a CDS encoding aspartate carbamoyltransferase catalytic subunit, whose translation MKHLLSARDLSAQEIDELMHLSDSFVEVSSRPIAKVPALRSRTVAWLFYEDSTRTRLSFETAAKRLSADTLNFSVSSSSVNKGESLKDTALTLSAMGVDAIVVRHRSSGVPWQLTRWVDCSIINAGDGWHEHPTQTLLDIYTMRHHFGEGGLAGKKLTLVGDIKHSRVAGSMIFALAKMGMEVTMVAPPTLLPPAVDTWPATVRHNLEPELADTDVLYLLRMQNERQNQALVPSLREYSRLFGVNIARAQMLSPHALIMHPGPMNRGVEIDGEVADLPNAVMVDQVRNGVAVRMAVLFKLLQGTGGTGTNG comes from the coding sequence GTGAAACATTTGCTTTCTGCTCGTGATCTATCGGCCCAAGAGATCGACGAGCTTATGCATCTAAGCGATAGTTTCGTCGAGGTCAGTAGTCGCCCCATTGCCAAGGTGCCCGCGCTGCGATCGCGCACGGTGGCCTGGCTTTTTTATGAAGATTCGACCCGAACTCGTCTCTCTTTTGAAACTGCCGCCAAACGTCTTTCTGCCGACACCTTAAACTTTTCGGTCTCGAGCTCGAGTGTGAACAAAGGCGAATCACTTAAAGACACCGCCTTAACACTTTCGGCTATGGGAGTTGACGCCATTGTGGTGCGTCACCGCAGTTCGGGTGTTCCATGGCAGCTCACCAGGTGGGTTGACTGCTCAATAATTAACGCTGGCGACGGTTGGCACGAACACCCCACGCAAACACTTCTAGATATTTACACCATGCGCCACCATTTTGGTGAAGGCGGCTTAGCCGGCAAGAAACTCACCTTGGTAGGTGATATTAAACACTCCAGGGTGGCGGGCAGCATGATATTTGCCCTGGCCAAAATGGGTATGGAGGTCACCATGGTGGCACCTCCAACCTTGCTGCCACCAGCCGTTGACACCTGGCCCGCAACCGTAAGGCACAACCTCGAGCCGGAACTGGCCGACACCGACGTGCTCTATTTGTTGCGGATGCAAAACGAACGACAAAACCAAGCACTAGTGCCGTCCTTGCGTGAGTATTCACGCCTTTTCGGCGTGAATATCGCTCGAGCGCAAATGCTTTCCCCCCATGCCCTCATCATGCACCCTGGGCCCATGAATCGGGGGGTTGAAATCGATGGAGAGGTAGCTGATCTGCCCAATGCCGTGATGGTCGATCAGGTTAGGAACGGGGTAGCGGTACGAATGGCGGTGCTATTCAAGTTGCTACAAGGAACAGGAGGTACGGGCACGAATGGCTAA
- the efp gene encoding elongation factor P has protein sequence MATISTNDIKNGMTLDLDGDLFNLVEFQHVKPGKGGAFVRTKLKNVRTGAVLDRTFRADEKVERAIVEKREMQFLYRDGSEFVFMDNSTYEQFNVSEALLADAAGYLVESANAVLLSYQDEFIGADLPAAVELNVAETEPGVQGDRVSGARKPATLETGLTVQVPLFVNIGDRVRVDTRSGEYITRA, from the coding sequence ATGGCAACTATCTCAACGAACGACATCAAAAACGGTATGACCCTCGACCTCGACGGTGATTTGTTTAACCTCGTCGAATTTCAACACGTTAAGCCGGGGAAAGGCGGAGCTTTTGTGCGCACCAAGCTAAAAAATGTGCGCACGGGCGCGGTGCTCGACCGAACATTCCGTGCCGATGAAAAAGTAGAACGGGCCATCGTCGAAAAGCGGGAAATGCAGTTCCTGTATCGTGATGGTAGCGAATTTGTTTTTATGGATAATTCCACCTACGAGCAGTTCAACGTAAGTGAAGCCCTTCTCGCTGACGCTGCTGGTTACCTGGTGGAATCGGCCAATGCGGTTTTGTTGTCGTACCAAGACGAGTTCATCGGTGCCGACCTGCCAGCGGCCGTAGAGTTGAACGTGGCCGAGACCGAACCCGGTGTTCAAGGCGACCGGGTATCCGGGGCTAGAAAACCGGCGACCCTTGAAACTGGGCTAACTGTGCAGGTCCCACTGTTTGTAAACATTGGCGACCGGGTGCGGGTTGACACTCGTTCCGGCGAATACATTACGCGAGCGTGA
- a CDS encoding 3-dehydroquinate synthase family protein, with protein MIVVPVPLGERSYDVVVGDGAKNELAALIPTGAKRAAIVTQPGLAVEVETGVTQQTFHIGTGEDAKTLETVETLCRGFASWGLTRADVVVSVGGGMVSDVAGFAAAVYHRGVAVIHVSTTLLGQIDAAIGGKTGVNLPEGKNLVGAFWQPHAVICDTATLDTLPEREFRSGLGELAKYHFLGGGKLDEMPLPQRVAACVEIKAQVVASDEREGGRRAILNYGHTLGHAIELLSNFELRHGEAVAIGLIYAAELAHAMGRIPSERVAEVRRVVAEYSLPTIIPRELADDQIMEALGRDKKMLSSLTFALDGPNGVEVVPGVDAALVRSTLGKVREK; from the coding sequence ATGATCGTGGTGCCGGTACCACTTGGTGAGCGCAGCTATGACGTGGTGGTTGGGGATGGCGCCAAGAACGAGCTGGCAGCGCTTATCCCTACGGGCGCCAAGCGTGCCGCAATCGTTACCCAGCCTGGTCTGGCGGTTGAGGTAGAAACCGGCGTCACGCAGCAAACATTCCATATTGGTACTGGAGAAGATGCCAAGACCTTAGAAACGGTAGAAACCCTGTGCCGAGGGTTTGCGTCGTGGGGGCTTACCCGCGCCGATGTTGTGGTTAGCGTAGGCGGCGGCATGGTCAGTGATGTGGCGGGTTTCGCGGCCGCGGTCTATCACCGTGGTGTGGCAGTGATCCATGTTTCAACCACTTTATTGGGCCAGATTGACGCTGCGATTGGCGGTAAAACCGGTGTGAATTTACCGGAAGGGAAAAATTTGGTTGGGGCTTTCTGGCAGCCTCACGCCGTTATTTGTGACACCGCCACCTTAGATACCTTGCCGGAACGTGAATTCCGCAGCGGCCTTGGCGAGTTGGCTAAATACCACTTCTTAGGTGGAGGCAAGCTTGATGAGATGCCACTGCCACAACGCGTGGCAGCTTGTGTTGAAATAAAAGCGCAGGTGGTAGCCAGTGACGAGCGTGAAGGTGGGCGCCGCGCCATATTGAACTATGGGCATACCTTGGGCCACGCCATTGAGCTGCTATCTAACTTTGAGCTTCGCCACGGTGAGGCCGTTGCGATCGGGCTAATTTATGCCGCTGAATTAGCGCACGCCATGGGGCGAATCCCCTCCGAGCGTGTGGCTGAGGTCCGCCGAGTGGTGGCCGAGTATTCGTTGCCAACAATTATTCCTCGAGAACTAGCGGACGATCAGATTATGGAAGCTTTGGGGCGAGACAAAAAGATGCTTAGTTCACTGACTTTTGCACTTGATGGACCCAATGGTGTTGAGGTCGTGCCCGGAGTGGACGCCGCTCTGGTGCGTTCTACCCTTGGAAAGGTACGAGAAAAATGA
- the pyrR gene encoding bifunctional pyr operon transcriptional regulator/uracil phosphoribosyltransferase PyrR, whose amino-acid sequence MDAADIQRATKRMAHEIVERNHGVKDVVLIGLQTGGAPLARNLRQALREIEGVEVPVGLLDVAFYRDDLDLRPISVEAVTQIPVDLVNQVVVLVDDVLFTGRTVRAALDAVGAYGRPRSVQLAVMVDRGHRELPIRPDFVGKNLPTRRDEVVDVSSEGVVLGEHVLDEDRGEQR is encoded by the coding sequence ATGGACGCCGCCGATATTCAACGAGCCACCAAACGCATGGCTCATGAGATCGTTGAACGCAACCATGGTGTTAAAGACGTGGTACTGATTGGCTTACAAACTGGCGGCGCGCCGCTGGCCCGTAACCTGCGCCAGGCATTACGAGAAATTGAAGGTGTCGAAGTCCCCGTGGGGCTACTCGACGTTGCTTTTTACCGAGATGACCTCGATCTCCGCCCAATTTCAGTTGAGGCGGTCACACAAATACCGGTAGACCTGGTCAATCAAGTGGTGGTCCTAGTAGATGACGTGCTCTTCACTGGTCGAACGGTTCGGGCTGCGCTTGACGCCGTTGGCGCTTACGGCCGACCGCGTTCGGTACAGCTAGCGGTGATGGTGGATAGAGGCCATCGTGAGCTGCCGATTCGGCCCGACTTTGTGGGAAAGAATCTACCTACCCGGCGCGACGAAGTTGTTGATGTTTCAAGTGAGGGCGTCGTTCTAGGCGAACATGTTCTAGACGAAGATCGGGGAGAACAGCGGTGA